The Nitrosopumilus sp. genome includes a region encoding these proteins:
- a CDS encoding DUF47 family protein: MGQWLSWIKSNEKELLKILDDLAKKAVETSEAVVVLFEDLSDIEQGKKIHELETEADVLTRDIFSELNKTFITPLDREDMQRIASKIDDVIDFMDGIAARVYSYKITTPPPYTVEMAHELVKATKEVEYMVSKLQRIKNPRDMIEHCRNTSDIEHTVDDLYREAIKELFETDDPIKIIKLKDIYETMETASDRCVDVADVIEDIVLKYT, from the coding sequence ATGGGTCAATGGTTATCATGGATAAAATCCAATGAAAAAGAACTATTAAAAATTCTAGATGATTTGGCAAAAAAAGCAGTTGAAACCTCTGAAGCAGTGGTGGTTTTATTTGAAGATCTATCAGATATAGAACAAGGAAAAAAGATTCACGAACTTGAAACTGAAGCGGATGTTTTGACACGAGATATTTTTTCTGAGTTAAACAAGACATTCATCACTCCACTAGATCGTGAAGACATGCAAAGAATTGCATCTAAAATTGATGATGTGATTGACTTTATGGATGGAATTGCTGCCAGAGTTTACAGCTATAAAATCACCACCCCTCCCCCATATACTGTTGAGATGGCTCATGAACTGGTTAAAGCCACAAAAGAAGTTGAGTACATGGTTTCAAAGCTACAACGTATCAAAAATCCCAGAGACATGATTGAACATTGTAGAAATACAAGCGATATTGAACACACGGTAGATGATTTGTACAGAGAGGCAATCAAAGAACTATTTGAAACCGATGATCCAATCAAAATCATCAAGCTAAAAGACATCTATGAAACGATGGAAACAGCATCAGACAGATGTGTTGATGTTGCAGATGTCATTGAAGATATTGTTCTAAAATATACATGA
- a CDS encoding ATP-binding protein, whose amino-acid sequence MAITIEIYSIEEENIKTTIIKNQITIQEIITKSISKNITSELELIVFELSLLAEYDELQHDLGTEESNQLIAQTFSRLNSISPTAQILALDENFVVLSQASKNHDSFVGATVKGLSELIDSENDGIKSEPKILSIDTSLFDEPEIAITFPVIDKQTNISKGLLLVTFPSSEFFKRHGNIYDVESQFLMVMDENNVLLIHPNMENVGKNFFEDEIQQNINHNSLLNEHILHVLEGNLSTIIFTLDDNIGERINSAIPVTVNGKHEFMFGVVTPTQSINQEIDEIIFFTKIQTVFLLLSTITVLLIFLLKRTQNFKKEKLTVIGQLSSNIAHDIRNPLGTIKNAGVIIGKENDSENEIISRELNRINLSVRRISHQIEEVLNYVRTTPLILKPHSVNQTLQEAIDALDVPSNIKINIPKNDVTIKFDHEKMLIVFVNIILNAIQSIGKDDGTVAIILTETSSYVTIIFENSGPNIPRKDLKHIFDTLFTTKLEGTGLGLSSCKNIVEQHKGTIQASTDPVIFSVRLPK is encoded by the coding sequence ATGGCTATCACTATTGAAATTTACAGTATAGAGGAAGAAAATATCAAAACTACCATTATAAAAAACCAAATTACAATCCAAGAAATTATCACAAAGTCTATTTCTAAGAATATTACATCTGAATTAGAATTAATTGTATTTGAGCTATCTTTACTTGCAGAATATGATGAGTTACAACATGATCTTGGTACAGAAGAATCAAATCAATTGATAGCTCAAACGTTTAGTCGATTAAACTCCATATCTCCCACTGCACAAATCCTCGCATTAGATGAGAATTTTGTAGTTCTTTCTCAGGCAAGCAAAAACCATGACTCTTTTGTTGGAGCAACTGTCAAAGGATTATCAGAACTGATTGATTCAGAAAATGATGGAATAAAATCTGAACCAAAAATCCTGTCAATTGATACGTCTCTGTTTGACGAACCTGAAATTGCAATAACGTTTCCAGTAATTGATAAACAAACAAACATCTCCAAGGGATTGCTACTTGTAACCTTCCCGTCTAGTGAATTTTTCAAAAGACATGGAAATATCTATGATGTAGAATCACAATTTCTAATGGTGATGGATGAAAACAATGTGTTACTCATTCATCCTAATATGGAAAATGTGGGGAAAAACTTCTTTGAAGATGAAATCCAACAAAACATCAATCACAATTCGCTCTTAAATGAGCACATTTTACATGTTTTAGAAGGTAATTTATCAACTATAATTTTTACATTAGATGATAACATTGGTGAGAGGATAAATTCTGCAATACCTGTTACTGTAAATGGAAAACATGAGTTTATGTTTGGAGTAGTCACACCTACCCAGTCAATCAATCAAGAGATTGATGAAATAATCTTTTTCACAAAAATTCAGACTGTTTTCTTGCTGTTATCTACAATTACTGTCTTGTTGATCTTTTTGTTAAAACGTACACAGAACTTTAAAAAAGAAAAGCTTACTGTTATCGGGCAGCTCTCATCTAACATTGCTCATGATATACGCAATCCATTGGGAACAATAAAAAATGCAGGAGTTATAATCGGAAAAGAAAATGACTCCGAAAATGAAATTATCTCAAGAGAACTAAACCGCATTAACCTATCTGTACGACGCATTTCACACCAAATTGAAGAGGTGTTAAACTATGTCAGAACAACACCTTTGATATTAAAACCCCATTCAGTAAACCAAACTCTTCAGGAGGCAATAGATGCATTAGACGTGCCATCAAATATCAAAATTAACATTCCTAAAAATGATGTAACCATAAAGTTTGATCATGAAAAGATGCTAATAGTGTTTGTAAACATAATTCTAAATGCAATACAATCAATTGGCAAAGATGATGGGACTGTTGCAATTATCTTAACTGAGACCTCCTCTTATGTAACAATAATATTTGAAAATTCTGGTCCAAACATTCCTAGAAAAGATTTGAAGCATATTTTTGATACGTTGTTTACTACCAAGCTGGAGGGTACAGGACTTGGCCTTTCTAGCTGTAAAAACATTGTAGAACAACATAAAGGAACAATACAGGCATCTACAGATCCCGTGATATTTTCAGTTAGGTTGCCAAAATGA
- a CDS encoding inorganic phosphate transporter: protein MIEIAIGAIIVALIFDFVNGFNDSANSVATVIGTRVLKPIHAVGLSAAMNFIGPFVFGVAVATTIAKGIVSPDDITVYMIVGGLAGAIGWSTLCTYFGLPISNSHSLVGGIMGAGIAGLGFEKLVYGGLTKVFAGIVIAPIGGIIFGLLLTTLIITIFANYKPGPVNKTFGKLQIISSAWFALTHGANDGQKTMGIIVLILFSAGMIPELDMPLWVIFAAATAMGLGTFFGGYKVIKTLGVKITKLRPYQGFAAETGGGLMLAIFAVLGIPASTTHAITGTIMGSGAARRKRAVRWKVSRQIVFSWLITIPGAALMGIGFTYLIHLFV, encoded by the coding sequence ATGATAGAGATAGCAATAGGTGCAATCATTGTTGCATTAATCTTTGATTTTGTAAATGGTTTTAATGATTCTGCAAATTCTGTTGCAACTGTAATTGGAACCCGTGTTCTAAAACCAATTCATGCTGTAGGCTTGTCTGCTGCAATGAATTTCATCGGACCCTTTGTTTTCGGGGTTGCAGTTGCAACTACCATTGCAAAAGGAATAGTCAGTCCTGATGACATTACTGTTTACATGATTGTGGGTGGATTGGCAGGAGCAATAGGATGGAGTACTCTTTGTACTTATTTTGGATTGCCAATTTCAAACAGTCATTCGTTAGTTGGTGGAATAATGGGGGCAGGTATTGCAGGGTTAGGATTTGAAAAACTAGTTTATGGGGGATTAACCAAAGTATTTGCAGGAATTGTAATTGCCCCAATTGGCGGAATTATTTTCGGTCTATTGTTAACAACTTTGATAATTACAATATTTGCTAATTACAAGCCAGGACCTGTCAACAAAACGTTTGGTAAATTACAAATTATCTCTTCAGCTTGGTTTGCTTTAACTCATGGAGCAAATGACGGACAAAAGACCATGGGTATTATTGTATTAATTCTATTTTCAGCAGGAATGATTCCTGAACTAGATATGCCATTATGGGTAATTTTTGCTGCTGCAACTGCCATGGGTTTGGGTACCTTCTTTGGAGGATACAAAGTAATCAAAACTTTGGGTGTAAAAATTACTAAACTTCGACCATATCAGGGATTTGCAGCAGAAACTGGTGGAGGATTAATGCTTGCAATATTTGCAGTATTGGGTATTCCTGCTAGTACCACACATGCAATTACTGGAACAATAATGGGTTCAGGTGCTGCAAGAAGAAAACGTGCCGTAAGATGGAAAGTCAGCAGACAGATAGTATTTTCTTGGCTCATCACCATCCCTGGTGCGGCATTAATGGGAATTGGTTTTACATATCTGATTCACTTGTTTGTTTAA
- a CDS encoding CBS domain-containing protein, whose product MKHALDYKNSPRTIKFESNLAEVLKKIIDEKKSRLLVTENDKITGIVTEKDLGVFLLTNDTEKKLDEIPLSTIMKKIISVDEHTSMIECAEIMLTKSIGSLVVKSGDDVVGILTKTDLVRYYTKTHSGEKIVGEYMSPYYAWQYSDTPLYKVVLKMIDEKISRVILRNHDEIPVGIITFRDLFALALKQGNYEDVLDNTDPIISVIFPRKGFISESGFGGSVKADDVMSKDIVSVNYDDDLAKTGKILLEKNINGAGVLSRHGNIVGIISKTDIVKAVAFLK is encoded by the coding sequence ATGAAACATGCCTTAGATTATAAAAATTCACCAAGAACAATAAAATTTGAATCTAATCTTGCTGAAGTTTTAAAAAAAATTATTGATGAAAAAAAGAGTAGGCTTTTAGTTACAGAAAATGATAAAATCACAGGTATTGTAACTGAAAAAGATTTGGGTGTCTTTCTTCTAACAAATGATACTGAAAAAAAATTAGATGAGATTCCGTTATCTACAATTATGAAAAAAATAATTTCTGTTGATGAACACACTAGTATGATAGAATGTGCTGAAATAATGCTTACAAAATCTATTGGTTCTTTAGTAGTAAAATCTGGAGATGATGTTGTTGGAATATTAACAAAAACCGATCTTGTGAGGTATTATACTAAAACACATTCTGGTGAGAAAATTGTTGGAGAATACATGTCTCCTTATTATGCATGGCAATATTCTGACACTCCTCTATACAAAGTAGTTTTGAAAATGATTGATGAAAAGATCTCTCGAGTAATACTGCGAAATCATGATGAAATACCTGTAGGGATCATAACCTTTCGAGATTTATTCGCATTGGCATTAAAACAAGGAAACTATGAAGATGTCCTTGACAATACGGATCCAATAATATCTGTAATATTTCCCAGAAAGGGATTCATTTCAGAATCTGGATTTGGTGGAAGTGTAAAGGCTGATGATGTTATGAGTAAAGATATTGTTTCTGTGAATTATGATGATGATCTGGCAAAAACTGGAAAAATACTATTGGAGAAAAACATCAATGGGGCAGGAGTATTATCTAGACATGGAAATATTGTTGGAATCATTAGTAAAACTGACATCGTTAAAGCTGTGGCATTTTTAAAATAA
- a CDS encoding winged helix-turn-helix domain-containing protein: MNNITLRSIHTESHPETKIIFWYLFATSKGAKTRIRIMNLIQNQPYNTHQISQELMMDYKAIKHHMEILEKNNIIGKFNAQYGATFYLSSIFEKNKILFDEIVSRISV; this comes from the coding sequence ATGAACAATATAACTCTGCGTTCAATTCATACAGAGTCTCATCCAGAGACAAAAATAATTTTTTGGTATCTATTTGCAACATCAAAAGGGGCCAAAACACGAATTCGAATCATGAATTTAATACAAAACCAACCCTACAACACTCATCAAATCTCTCAAGAATTGATGATGGATTACAAGGCAATTAAACATCATATGGAAATTTTAGAAAAAAATAACATTATTGGAAAGTTTAACGCTCAATACGGTGCGACATTTTATCTATCTTCTATTTTTGAAAAAAATAAAATCCTCTTTGATGAGATTGTATCAAGGATTTCTGTATAA
- a CDS encoding response regulator — protein sequence MSNPRILLVDDDTQFLEATEYMLKYENYEVITAKNGEEAIKKYKESSPDIVLMDLKMPIMNGYDAFFRIKRDDPDAKIVFTSSYAINNEEFAKAEDSGLFGLLTKPFDLNELNDIIDSKS from the coding sequence ATGTCAAATCCTAGAATTTTGTTAGTTGATGATGACACTCAGTTTTTGGAGGCTACAGAATACATGCTAAAATATGAAAATTATGAGGTAATTACTGCCAAAAACGGGGAGGAAGCCATCAAAAAATACAAAGAATCTAGTCCAGATATTGTTTTGATGGACTTGAAGATGCCCATAATGAACGGATATGATGCATTTTTTAGAATCAAAAGAGATGATCCTGATGCAAAAATTGTCTTTACATCTTCATATGCTATCAACAATGAGGAATTTGCAAAGGCAGAGGATTCAGGTTTGTTTGGTTTGCTTACAAAGCCCTTTGATCTTAATGAATTAAACGACATTATTGATTCCAAAAGTTGA
- a CDS encoding OsmC family protein, which produces MQTAKLETKIVNGVDVNQLFDTIEHIKEHKEIAKFNFCAKNKWIRGTENRTTVNEYYGACKTHKRSKLHVFVKDEPEILLGNDNGANPVEYLLAGLAGCVTTSLVCHAAARGIKIDSIESTLEGDIDLQGLLHIDKSVNPGYRGIDIKFKIESDASDETLQELIDLAKNVSPVANTVSRPTPINVRLEK; this is translated from the coding sequence ATGCAAACAGCAAAACTTGAAACAAAAATAGTAAACGGTGTGGACGTCAATCAACTTTTTGATACGATTGAACACATCAAAGAACACAAAGAAATTGCAAAGTTCAATTTCTGTGCAAAAAACAAGTGGATCCGAGGAACTGAAAACCGTACCACTGTAAATGAATATTATGGCGCTTGCAAGACTCACAAAAGAAGCAAACTTCATGTGTTTGTAAAAGACGAACCCGAAATTTTGCTAGGCAATGACAACGGTGCAAATCCTGTTGAATATCTATTAGCAGGGTTAGCCGGCTGTGTTACAACTAGTTTGGTTTGTCATGCAGCAGCTAGAGGAATCAAGATTGATTCAATTGAATCTACACTTGAAGGTGACATTGATCTGCAGGGATTATTACATATTGACAAGTCAGTGAATCCTGGATATCGTGGAATAGATATCAAATTCAAGATAGAGTCTGATGCCTCAGATGAAACGCTGCAAGAGCTAATTGATCTTGCAAAAAATGTCTCCCCTGTAGCCAACACTGTCTCACGACCTACCCCAATTAATGTGAGATTAGAAAAGTAG
- a CDS encoding thrombospondin type 3 repeat-containing protein, whose translation MTAFLVNKKIKLLLGLLIISMGISFLAWSEIISFADSDKDGVIDSIDNCPTNSNSDQADFDFDKLGDECDTDDDNDGISDDIDLFDTDPTDWADFDFDLIGDNKDTDDDNDGISDSLDQFDTDPADWADFDFDGIGSSQDPDDDNDGILDEEDSIPLLSSEALAIRYLQDIRTCADMDDGTLRLVCYSQFFGKLAEQEENNTDALELSIALSKIGTIDDCHFVSHEIGHVAFTEKPNVIENLIGIDGTMCRGGYYHGVLAAYFHDVQEKNQSLPSDYKTICNELIGSSNYQDCIHGLGHGLVHYFGDDLSSSLEMCHDMSFYQNRLCVKGVMMQYTDNMLTRNGITEETMSDLCNESELSDIDFIECNMSTGTTLAFFTNHDMENGSKSCKLIEDDQGQKYCIEGLRLEIQDSEKYEVTPLTEDTREKFQPQFIEGTVKVIDIQSPAKISDFKFIPEAGIISFSIDRPQYVAMYVPQEFVTAKMIVTVDGHLPEDISIERDVLGEKITMIRFVPNDAGLVMITLL comes from the coding sequence TTGACTGCATTTTTAGTTAATAAAAAAATCAAACTACTGTTAGGTTTACTGATCATCAGTATGGGAATTTCATTTTTAGCATGGTCTGAAATCATATCTTTTGCAGATTCAGACAAAGACGGAGTCATAGATTCCATCGATAATTGCCCCACAAATTCAAATTCTGATCAGGCTGATTTTGACTTTGACAAACTAGGGGATGAATGTGATACTGATGATGATAATGATGGAATTTCAGATGATATAGATTTGTTTGACACAGATCCTACTGATTGGGCAGATTTTGACTTTGATTTGATAGGAGACAACAAAGATACTGATGATGATAATGATGGAATTTCAGATTCTCTTGACCAATTTGATACAGATCCTGCTGATTGGGCAGATTTTGACTTTGATGGCATAGGTTCATCTCAAGACCCTGATGATGATAATGATGGAATTTTAGACGAAGAAGATTCCATTCCTTTGTTATCTTCTGAAGCCCTAGCCATTAGATATCTGCAGGATATACGTACATGTGCAGACATGGATGATGGAACACTACGCCTTGTATGCTACTCTCAGTTTTTTGGCAAGCTTGCAGAACAGGAGGAAAACAACACGGATGCACTTGAGCTGTCAATAGCACTATCCAAGATTGGCACGATAGATGATTGTCACTTTGTTTCTCATGAGATAGGACATGTTGCATTTACTGAAAAACCAAATGTAATTGAAAATCTGATTGGTATTGATGGTACCATGTGTAGAGGTGGATATTATCACGGCGTATTGGCTGCATATTTTCATGATGTACAAGAAAAAAATCAATCCCTTCCATCAGACTACAAAACAATTTGTAATGAATTGATAGGCTCTTCAAACTATCAAGACTGCATTCACGGATTAGGACATGGATTAGTTCACTATTTTGGTGATGACCTGTCTTCTTCATTGGAAATGTGTCATGACATGTCATTTTATCAAAACCGATTATGTGTCAAAGGAGTCATGATGCAATACACTGACAACATGTTAACAAGAAATGGTATAACAGAAGAAACAATGTCTGATCTTTGCAACGAGTCTGAATTAAGCGATATTGATTTTATAGAGTGCAACATGTCTACAGGAACAACATTAGCATTTTTCACTAACCATGACATGGAAAATGGTTCAAAATCATGCAAACTGATTGAAGATGATCAAGGTCAGAAATACTGCATTGAAGGATTAAGGTTAGAGATTCAAGATTCAGAAAAATATGAGGTTACACCACTAACAGAAGATACAAGAGAAAAATTTCAACCTCAGTTTATTGAAGGTACTGTAAAGGTAATCGACATACAAAGTCCAGCAAAGATTTCGGACTTTAAATTCATCCCAGAAGCTGGAATCATCTCGTTTTCTATTGACAGACCACAGTATGTTGCAATGTATGTTCCACAAGAATTTGTTACTGCAAAAATGATTGTGACAGTAGACGGTCACCTTCCAGAAGACATTAGTATAGAAAGAGATGTTTTGGGAGAAAAAATCACAATGATAAGATTTGTTCCAAATGATGCAGGATTGGTAATGATCACATTGTTATGA
- a CDS encoding universal stress protein, translating to MYKTILVPHGGTPEGDESLKHAIYAANESSKIIILHVVEEMQYPPSFALSSSEREDLFKSIDEANESIRKDMDKKMEKISHQCKEKGITSEVKVVIGNAAEHILDIVEKENVDLIVMSKRRKLKGMKKLLSLGSVSRKIVENVTCPVTLIDIENIK from the coding sequence ATGTATAAGACAATTCTAGTACCGCATGGAGGCACTCCAGAAGGAGATGAATCGTTAAAGCATGCAATTTATGCTGCAAATGAATCTTCAAAAATTATAATTTTACATGTTGTAGAAGAAATGCAATATCCACCATCATTTGCATTATCATCATCCGAACGAGAAGACCTATTCAAAAGTATTGATGAGGCAAATGAATCAATTAGAAAAGACATGGATAAAAAGATGGAAAAAATATCTCATCAATGTAAAGAAAAAGGAATTACTTCAGAAGTTAAAGTAGTAATTGGAAATGCAGCAGAACATATTTTGGATATAGTAGAGAAAGAAAATGTGGATCTTATAGTCATGTCAAAGAGAAGAAAATTAAAAGGAATGAAGAAATTATTGTCTCTTGGAAGTGTATCTAGAAAAATAGTAGAAAATGTTACATGTCCTGTAACATTAATTGATATTGAAAATATCAAATAG
- a CDS encoding class I SAM-dependent methyltransferase gives MLEKSFDEELVDIMNKSALALMISIGHRTKLFDIISELPPSTSNDIAAKAGLNERYVREWLGALVTARIIDYDPEPKLYSISKEKADLLTRNGSFNFATSMQFIPVMANVEEQILDCFKNGGGVPYESFHRFHDVMAEDSNQTVLSELIDGILPIVPGLTDLLKQQIKVLDVGCGSGKAINLMAKTFPSSHFIGYDFSNEAIQNAKNESQKLGISNTSFEKQDAANFDHHEQFDLITAFDAIHDQADPEKVLKNIRNSLKPDGVFLMQDIAGSSNLENNMAHPFAPFLYTISCLHCMTVSLSLDGKGLGAMWGKELATQMLKDAGFSSVEVKQLPHDPMNYFYVAKP, from the coding sequence ATGTTGGAGAAATCTTTTGATGAAGAACTTGTAGATATTATGAACAAGTCTGCTTTGGCATTAATGATATCAATTGGTCATCGAACAAAACTTTTTGATATTATCTCTGAACTTCCACCATCTACAAGTAATGATATTGCAGCAAAGGCTGGCCTTAATGAAAGGTATGTTCGAGAATGGCTAGGTGCACTAGTCACTGCAAGAATAATTGATTATGATCCTGAACCTAAACTATACTCTATCTCTAAAGAAAAGGCTGACCTTCTTACCCGTAATGGCTCTTTTAATTTTGCAACATCAATGCAATTTATTCCTGTAATGGCAAATGTTGAAGAACAAATCCTTGACTGTTTTAAGAATGGCGGTGGAGTTCCATACGAATCATTTCATAGATTCCATGATGTAATGGCAGAAGATAGTAATCAGACAGTATTGTCTGAATTAATTGATGGAATTTTACCTATTGTTCCAGGATTAACTGATTTGCTTAAACAACAAATCAAAGTACTGGATGTGGGATGTGGAAGTGGAAAAGCAATTAATCTAATGGCAAAAACATTTCCTTCTTCTCATTTTATTGGATATGATTTTTCAAATGAAGCAATTCAAAATGCAAAAAATGAATCTCAAAAACTAGGAATCTCTAATACCTCTTTTGAAAAACAAGATGCAGCAAACTTTGATCATCATGAACAATTTGATTTAATCACTGCTTTTGATGCAATTCATGACCAGGCAGATCCCGAAAAAGTTCTCAAAAATATTCGAAATTCCCTAAAACCTGATGGTGTTTTCTTGATGCAAGACATTGCTGGTTCCTCAAATCTTGAAAATAACATGGCTCATCCTTTTGCACCATTTCTGTATACCATATCTTGTCTTCACTGCATGACTGTTTCTCTATCCCTTGATGGAAAGGGGTTAGGTGCAATGTGGGGAAAAGAACTTGCTACTCAAATGCTAAAAGATGCTGGATTCTCGAGTGTTGAAGTAAAACAACTCCCTCATGATCCGATGAATTATTTCTATGTCGCAAAACCATGA
- a CDS encoding ketosteroid isomerase: protein MTDQELIKNFYIAFKNKENDFSKFCHDDIEWITMDGMPSGGRYVGIKSIFEEYFPKMLSHFKEFHTIPEQFLDFKDHVMVTGKYRGISFKNKEFDVSFSHVYLIKQNKIVQFRQFTDTKIIRDSLN, encoded by the coding sequence ATGACAGACCAAGAATTAATAAAAAATTTCTATATTGCTTTTAAAAATAAAGAGAATGATTTCTCAAAGTTTTGTCATGATGATATAGAATGGATAACAATGGATGGAATGCCAAGTGGTGGAAGATATGTTGGCATAAAATCTATTTTTGAGGAATATTTCCCAAAAATGTTATCTCATTTCAAAGAATTTCATACCATTCCAGAACAATTTCTTGATTTCAAAGATCATGTGATGGTCACTGGAAAATATCGTGGAATATCATTCAAAAACAAAGAATTTGATGTGTCTTTCTCTCATGTATATTTAATCAAACAAAACAAAATAGTTCAATTTAGACAATTTACCGACACAAAAATTATTCGAGATTCTTTGAATTAA
- a CDS encoding dicarboxylate/amino acid:cation symporter yields MVIKSFKFTTPQITYLIKKKLWAQVIIALFLGLALGIVLGPEVGIFEKETAEIITDWLSIPANLFLKIIQMIIVPLIFASIIRGLTSSGSMEQLQKLGLGAALYFVATTAIALTIGILVVTMIAPGDFIDSSLIRESFDIESTEPIEQSELSINDIPSSILGVIPSNPLASFMSGEMLSIIVFALIVGVSMITLPKESSKPILDLLESVQKITMKVVSWAMRLAPFAAFGLMAGITSKLGLSALTGLGAYMGTVIIGLFAMLLIYIIIIKIFAKRPIRSTLAMMKDAQLLAFSTSSSAAVMPVSIKTAEEKLKVKPKVSQFIIPLGATINMDGTALYQIVAVFFLAQLFSIDLGFTTILLISLTALAASIGAPSAPGTGIVILSTILIAAGIPPVAVVLLLGVDRVLDMTRTMVNVTGDLTACLFFDKRTSVSEPIKEK; encoded by the coding sequence AATTATGGGCTCAGGTGATTATTGCATTGTTTTTAGGTTTAGCATTAGGAATAGTTTTGGGACCTGAAGTTGGGATATTTGAAAAAGAAACTGCAGAAATAATCACTGATTGGTTATCTATCCCTGCAAATCTATTTCTAAAAATTATTCAAATGATAATTGTACCATTAATTTTTGCCTCCATCATTAGAGGTCTAACATCATCAGGTAGTATGGAACAACTCCAAAAATTAGGTCTAGGAGCTGCATTATACTTTGTTGCAACAACTGCAATTGCACTTACTATTGGAATTCTTGTTGTAACGATGATTGCACCTGGAGATTTTATTGATAGCTCTTTGATAAGAGAAAGTTTTGATATTGAATCTACTGAACCAATTGAACAATCTGAATTATCAATAAATGATATTCCAAGTAGTATATTGGGAGTAATTCCTAGTAATCCTTTAGCATCATTCATGTCCGGTGAAATGCTAAGCATCATTGTATTTGCATTAATTGTTGGCGTCTCAATGATTACTTTACCAAAGGAAAGCTCAAAACCCATTCTTGATTTGTTAGAATCTGTACAAAAAATCACCATGAAAGTTGTATCATGGGCAATGCGTTTAGCTCCTTTTGCTGCTTTTGGTCTTATGGCAGGTATTACATCCAAACTAGGTCTATCTGCACTAACTGGTCTTGGTGCATATATGGGAACTGTGATAATAGGTCTTTTTGCAATGTTGTTAATTTACATCATTATTATCAAAATTTTTGCAAAGAGACCAATACGTTCTACGTTGGCTATGATGAAAGATGCACAACTTTTAGCATTTTCCACTTCTAGTTCAGCTGCAGTAATGCCTGTATCAATTAAAACTGCCGAGGAAAAACTAAAAGTCAAACCCAAAGTTTCCCAATTTATCATTCCTTTAGGAGCGACTATTAACATGGATGGTACTGCTCTTTATCAAATCGTAGCAGTATTTTTCTTGGCACAACTTTTCAGTATTGATTTAGGATTTACTACTATTCTTTTGATTTCATTAACTGCACTTGCAGCATCAATTGGTGCACCTTCAGCACCTGGAACTGGTATTGTAATTTTATCTACCATACTCATTGCCGCAGGAATACCTCCAGTTGCAGTGGTATTACTTTTAGGCGTAGATAGAGTTCTTGATATGACTAGAACAATGGTAAATGTTACAGGAGATCTTACTGCCTGTCTGTTCTTTGACAAGAGAACCAGTGTAAGTGAACCGATTAAAGAAAAGTAG